Proteins from one Periplaneta americana isolate PAMFEO1 chromosome 6, P.americana_PAMFEO1_priV1, whole genome shotgun sequence genomic window:
- the LOC138701163 gene encoding uncharacterized protein: MEFFAYPDRLSNLATESLGRYVSDLVQRVKFPKCAETETFRLNYVQQICSYLGEMIHGTLPPSFANEVTIRMMRHVLLSYRDLIEYPCFRSYCEEIAPMVMTAILHPSVMKLECFENNPHPTVIDRYKVWYSDLIVDSLSELKNLRVLRLGSSNNFTERRLNRRDFSEKLEEFSYRFCEDEELDALSKTSTKLKRLDLTDSYLTDVSIDYILRFKHLEELVINCVLITQDGITKLLTGLAKTDETVASTNPPELLKSFGCNNPSVSNLNVLADKFPNITSLSLRNVQCSLTALKSLKRLTKLSLRTVIFCFIEELLREIGSQIMCLNLRDVHDTDLRVIGENCSALKCLHLSFIKFLGLQDYKFVEYSEKFPLPEFRALTCLELKLFDDNFSQYIMSRCGNVKKLFLSDGGSQTLINILLQRKQLMSLEQLFFTESQNVDIVVQFTDNAAIFTEVDYFSDKISLHSTPVKY, from the coding sequence atGGAATTCTTCGCCTACCCGGATCGTCTCAGCAACTTGGCAACAGAATCCCTGGGAAGATACGTGTCGGACCTAGTTCAGAGAGTAAAATTTCCAAAATGCGCAGAAACTGAAACCTTCAGACTGAACTACGTTCAGCAGATCTGCTCCTATCTGGGAGAAATGATTCATGGCACTTTACCACCATCTTTCGCCAATGAGGTTACTATCAGAATGATGAGGCATGTGCTACTTAGCTACAGAGATCTCATCGAGTACCCCTGCTTCAGGAGTTACTGTGAAGAAATTGCACCCATGGTGATGACAGCTATTCTTCATCCTTCAGTAATGAAACTCGAGTGTTTTGAAAACAACCCTCATCCCACGGTCATAGATCGCTATAAAGTGTGGTACTCTGACCTGATCGTAGATTCCTTATCCGAACTTAAGAACCTCAGGGTTTTAAGGTTAGGGTCTTCAAATAACTTCACTGAGAGGAGACTGAACCGAAGAGATTTCTCAGAGAAACTTGAAGAATTCTCCTACAGATTTTGTGAAGATGAAGAACTGGATGCTCTTTCGAAAACATCCACCAAATTGAAACGCCTAGATTTAACTGACTCATATTTAACGGACGTAAGTATTGATTATATCCTTCGTTTCAAGCACTTAGAAGAATTAGTTATAAATTGTGTATTGATAACACAAGATGGTATAACAAAATTGTTGACCGGATTAGCAAAGACTGACGAAACTGTCGCTTCTACAAATCCTCCTGAACTGCTCAAGAGTTTTGGTTGCAATAACCCATCGGTTTCAAACTTAAATGTGCTTGCTGATAAGTTTCCAAACATCACATCACTTTCTCTCCGTAACGTACAGTGTAGCTTAACTGCACTAAAAAGTTTAAAACGTTTAACTAAACTTTCTTTGAGGactgtaatattttgttttatagaaGAGTTGCTTCGAGAAATAGGTAGTCAAATTATGTGTTTGAATTTAAGAGACGTCCATGATACTGACTTAAGAGTAATTGGAGAAAACTGTTCCGCACTGAAATGTCTGCACCTGAGTTTCATTAAATTTCTAGGTCTTCAAGACTACAAGTTTGTGGAGTATTCAGAGAAGTTTCCACTTCCAGAATTTCGTGCACTTACTTGTCTTGAATTAAAGTTGTTTGACGATAATTTTTCGCAGTACATCATGTCTCGCTGTGGTAATGTTAAAAAGTTGTTCCTATCAGACGGCGGAAGCCAAACTCTCATCAACATATTACTTCAGCGAAAGCAACTGATGTCCCTTGAGCAACTCTTCTTCACAGAGAGTCAGAATGTTGATATTGTGGTTCAGTTTACTGATAATGCGGCCATCTTCACGGAAGTTGACTATTTCAGTGACAAAATATCGCTTCATTCAACACCTGTGAAGTACTAA